The following proteins come from a genomic window of Oscillatoria sp. FACHB-1407:
- a CDS encoding ArsR/SmtB family transcription factor — MKSAESVPLEVVQQVAEYFGVLSEPMRLRILNVLRDGEKCVQDLVEETATSQANVSKHLKVMLQAGILTRRTVGTSAYYSVEDDLIFELCKLVCDRLATRIEQQARSFRSFSLASKP, encoded by the coding sequence ATGAAATCAGCAGAGTCTGTACCGCTCGAAGTTGTGCAGCAAGTGGCTGAATACTTCGGTGTTTTGAGTGAGCCGATGCGCTTGCGAATTTTGAACGTTCTTCGGGACGGCGAGAAGTGCGTTCAAGACTTGGTAGAGGAAACGGCTACCAGTCAAGCCAATGTGTCAAAACACTTGAAGGTGATGTTGCAGGCGGGGATTTTGACCCGTCGCACGGTGGGCACGTCAGCTTACTACAGTGTCGAAGATGACCTCATTTTTGAACTGTGTAAGTTAGTGTGCGATCGCCTTGCCACTCGAATTGAACAGCAAGCCCGGAGTTTTCGTTCTTTTAGCCTCGCCAGCAAGCCCTGA
- a CDS encoding VOC family protein codes for MKLLQYVHTAVLVSNLEKAEHFYGAVLGLPKVDRVLKFPGVWYQLGDIQIHLIVDEGFSHQPPKPDKLGRDRHLAFTVENLSAAKERLLTEGCMVQMSASGRAALFTQDPDGNVIELNEAV; via the coding sequence ATGAAACTCCTGCAATACGTTCACACCGCCGTTTTAGTCTCTAATTTAGAAAAAGCCGAACACTTTTATGGCGCGGTGCTTGGCTTACCCAAGGTCGATCGCGTCCTTAAGTTTCCGGGCGTGTGGTATCAACTGGGCGACATTCAGATTCACTTGATTGTGGATGAAGGCTTTTCCCATCAACCGCCTAAACCAGACAAGTTAGGGCGCGATCGCCACCTGGCATTTACGGTTGAGAACTTATCAGCCGCGAAGGAACGGTTGCTGACCGAAGGTTGTATGGTGCAAATGAGCGCGTCTGGTCGGGCGGCTCTTTTTACACAAGATCCGGATGGCAATGTAATTGAGTTGAATGAAGCGGTTTAG
- the fabG gene encoding 3-oxoacyl-ACP reductase FabG, whose amino-acid sequence MTDTSLLYSLLSIILFVSLTMGDRMKGKQVLLTGGTGGLGLGVTPTVLAQGVESITIPYHNPQEVERLKSRISPADAVRLKFVSTDLTNEASVQQLVDGMQRVDVVIHLVGGFSMGKTHEYSYEQWQKDFRLNLETTFLVCKHSLRRMLEQNYGRIVTVGSRGAVEPGGQLAAYCASKAGVVALTKAIADETKGTNITANVVLPSVIDTPANRAAMGAENADQWVKAESLAEVICFLASESARDIRGAAVPVYGNV is encoded by the coding sequence TTGACAGACACCTCACTCCTCTACTCCCTTTTATCCATTATCCTTTTTGTATCTCTAACGATGGGCGATCGCATGAAGGGTAAGCAGGTTTTGTTGACAGGTGGTACGGGTGGTCTGGGGTTGGGAGTGACACCAACCGTATTGGCACAGGGCGTAGAGTCCATTACCATTCCATACCACAATCCTCAGGAGGTGGAACGGCTTAAGAGCAGAATCTCCCCTGCGGATGCAGTGCGGCTCAAGTTTGTATCAACTGACTTAACCAATGAAGCCTCGGTGCAACAGTTAGTAGATGGAATGCAACGGGTGGATGTTGTGATCCATTTAGTTGGGGGTTTCTCAATGGGCAAAACCCATGAGTACAGCTACGAGCAGTGGCAGAAAGACTTTCGGTTGAATTTGGAAACCACATTTTTGGTGTGCAAACACAGCTTGCGGCGAATGCTGGAGCAGAACTATGGGCGAATTGTCACGGTGGGGTCACGCGGTGCGGTGGAACCGGGCGGACAGTTGGCAGCCTATTGCGCGTCGAAGGCAGGAGTGGTGGCGTTAACCAAGGCGATCGCAGACGAAACAAAGGGCACGAACATTACTGCCAATGTGGTGTTGCCCAGCGTCATCGATACCCCAGCAAACCGCGCTGCCATGGGAGCAGAAAATGCCGATCAATGGGTCAAAGCGGAATCGCTAGCTGAGGTCATCTGCTTCCTGGCTTCAGAGTCAGCCCGCGATATCCGAGGAGCCGCTGTGCCTGTGTACGGCAATGTTTAA
- a CDS encoding serine/threonine-protein kinase — protein MSNRCSQGHQNPPDSRFCRLCGEKLTVAGVGIYPGMLLGDRYRLVRELGHGGFGRTYLAEDINRFNEPCVLKEFAPQVRGTYALQKSEELFEREAGVLYKLQHPQIPRFREMFRANYEEQGHLFLVQDFVEGSNYNQLLMARKQQGQVFSEAEVAQLLRQLLPVLQYIHSIGVIHRDISPDNLILRSADQLPVLIDFGGVKQVAAAIASQFVEANQVPHATRLGKIGYAPPEQMQTGQVYPQSDLYALAVTALVLLTGREPQEFISDAATPARWQAFVTLSPMLSAVLSRMLAPQPSDRFQSAAQVLQMLGAPPAFNPDLVNRAFTSHAPLPPATPPSPPLSYTPHSAPQPPTSSATVAYRPASPPAPRRSSGINAGIVVFLAILGAVIGVGWWARDEWLPLITEAPATGEATNPDTQSSDFSPEERARKAALRDRREALGIDAGFLVRLTDATFRDRHPELQGRTLTTDPSDAQWRAQWDAIASEWLDQLEQSTSAEARRQLGSYDKTDRDAWKQTVNQLYVSSRALYDLADAQFFHLYPEQREENFLEQPIGQVWHAIAFDAVQALQSNNALERIQFAPGTFSQDVSGTLNPGEGRVFIANLRAEQILRLSLQVPPRSTQLSVYVPRPTVETPFYLEDSADVVWSGTLTQSGYYEIVVVSIADQPINYNLTVAVDNVTSAPVEPTEPEAPDAKN, from the coding sequence ATGTCCAACCGTTGTAGCCAGGGGCACCAGAACCCACCCGACAGTCGGTTTTGCCGTTTGTGTGGCGAAAAGCTCACGGTGGCAGGAGTTGGCATTTATCCCGGAATGCTATTGGGCGATCGCTATCGTCTCGTTCGTGAGTTAGGTCACGGCGGGTTTGGGCGCACCTATTTGGCAGAAGACATCAACCGCTTCAATGAACCCTGTGTGCTGAAAGAGTTTGCACCGCAGGTACGCGGCACCTATGCGCTACAAAAATCAGAAGAGTTGTTTGAGCGGGAGGCAGGGGTGCTCTATAAGCTTCAGCATCCCCAAATTCCGCGATTTCGGGAGATGTTTCGCGCCAACTATGAAGAGCAGGGACATCTCTTTTTGGTGCAGGATTTTGTCGAGGGCAGCAACTACAACCAGTTGTTGATGGCTCGCAAGCAGCAAGGGCAGGTCTTTTCTGAGGCGGAGGTGGCTCAACTTCTGCGGCAGTTGTTGCCCGTGTTGCAATACATCCACTCCATAGGGGTAATTCACCGTGATATATCGCCCGATAATTTGATTCTGCGCTCGGCTGACCAACTCCCCGTGTTGATTGATTTTGGGGGAGTTAAGCAAGTTGCAGCAGCGATCGCTTCTCAATTTGTGGAAGCTAACCAGGTGCCTCACGCCACTCGGCTCGGCAAAATCGGCTACGCCCCACCCGAACAGATGCAAACGGGACAGGTCTATCCCCAAAGTGATTTGTATGCTTTGGCTGTGACTGCCCTTGTGCTATTGACGGGCAGAGAACCGCAAGAGTTCATCAGTGATGCAGCAACCCCCGCTCGCTGGCAAGCGTTTGTTACCCTCAGCCCAATGTTATCTGCCGTGTTGAGCCGGATGCTAGCACCCCAACCGAGCGATCGCTTTCAGTCAGCTGCCCAGGTCTTGCAAATGCTGGGTGCTCCACCTGCTTTTAATCCAGATCTGGTCAATCGTGCCTTTACATCCCACGCTCCATTGCCCCCGGCTACTCCACCCTCTCCACCGCTTTCCTACACCCCACACTCCGCACCCCAGCCCCCTACCTCCTCTGCCACCGTCGCCTATCGCCCCGCTTCTCCCCCTGCACCCCGGCGATCATCAGGAATCAACGCGGGTATTGTCGTCTTCCTGGCAATATTAGGAGCCGTAATTGGGGTCGGTTGGTGGGCAAGAGATGAGTGGTTACCCCTGATCACGGAGGCTCCCGCCACAGGTGAGGCAACGAACCCCGATACGCAAAGCTCTGATTTTTCCCCAGAGGAACGGGCACGCAAGGCTGCTCTGCGCGATCGCCGAGAAGCATTGGGCATTGACGCAGGTTTTTTGGTAAGGCTGACAGATGCAACGTTTCGCGATCGCCATCCCGAATTGCAGGGGCGCACCCTGACCACAGACCCCAGTGATGCGCAGTGGCGAGCACAGTGGGATGCGATCGCGAGCGAATGGTTAGATCAGCTAGAGCAATCGACGAGTGCCGAAGCTCGTCGCCAATTAGGCAGCTATGACAAAACGGATCGAGATGCCTGGAAGCAAACGGTGAATCAACTGTATGTCAGTAGCCGAGCCCTGTACGATTTAGCGGATGCACAATTCTTCCATCTTTACCCAGAACAACGCGAAGAAAACTTTTTAGAGCAACCGATCGGGCAAGTCTGGCACGCGATCGCTTTTGATGCGGTGCAAGCTCTACAAAGTAACAACGCTCTAGAACGCATTCAATTTGCACCGGGCACTTTTAGCCAGGATGTTAGCGGCACACTCAACCCCGGTGAGGGCAGGGTGTTTATTGCCAACTTGAGAGCAGAACAAATTCTGCGACTCAGTTTGCAAGTGCCACCCCGCAGCACTCAACTGTCGGTGTATGTGCCTCGCCCAACGGTGGAAACTCCCTTTTATCTGGAAGATTCTGCTGATGTCGTGTGGTCAGGGACTTTAACTCAATCCGGCTATTACGAGATAGTGGTAGTGTCGATCGCTGACCAGCCCATCAACTACAACCTCACCGTCGCAGTAGATAATGTCACCTCTGCTCCGGTTGAACCGACCGAGCCAGAAGCCCCCGATGCCAAAAACTAG